Proteins from a single region of Demequina sp. NBRC 110054:
- a CDS encoding cation:proton antiporter codes for MESPEGLTLAVLAALLTVWALVGRRAEAWGITAPIAFLAAGLALGTRVGLDLGAPSVHLLAELALVLVLFHDASTVGLRDLRRDPWIAVRLLAMGFPLAVLLTTGVTLWMIPTLGIAGALLVAAAVSATDASLGAPTVLNPAVPIRVRRALNVESGLNDGLATPIVIVAIGALVANADTTEGVAEAAAVELPRGLLGIAVGIVLGAGIARAMDWTRGHRYSDLAARGLGVLALPLLTFGVAELLHANVFLAAFMGGLAFGRVSRAVHDEPEVTEPLETAADVLGVALWFLAGGLMITVFARGFRIEWLVLAVLALTALRMVPVALALLGSGLQTPTRLFLGWFGPRGVATIVFGLLTVEALSEDPRTSDIVGIFTLTILLSVLAHGLTATPFANCYAAWARPTGAAAHERL; via the coding sequence ATGGAGAGTCCCGAGGGGCTGACGCTCGCGGTGCTGGCGGCGCTGCTCACCGTGTGGGCGCTCGTCGGTCGACGCGCCGAGGCGTGGGGGATCACCGCACCCATCGCCTTTCTTGCCGCAGGGCTGGCGCTCGGCACGCGCGTCGGGCTGGATCTCGGGGCGCCGTCGGTGCACCTGCTCGCCGAGCTCGCGCTTGTGCTGGTCCTCTTCCACGACGCGAGCACGGTCGGGCTGAGGGACCTCAGACGTGACCCGTGGATCGCCGTGAGGCTGCTCGCGATGGGGTTCCCGCTCGCGGTGCTCCTGACCACCGGGGTCACGCTGTGGATGATCCCGACCCTCGGCATCGCAGGCGCGCTGCTGGTGGCTGCGGCCGTGAGCGCGACGGATGCGAGCCTGGGCGCGCCGACGGTGCTCAACCCCGCGGTGCCGATACGGGTGCGCCGCGCGCTCAACGTCGAGAGCGGGCTCAACGATGGGCTCGCCACGCCGATCGTGATCGTGGCGATCGGCGCACTCGTCGCCAACGCCGACACGACCGAGGGCGTCGCCGAGGCCGCGGCGGTCGAGCTGCCTCGAGGGCTCCTCGGTATTGCCGTCGGGATCGTGCTCGGCGCTGGCATCGCGCGGGCGATGGACTGGACCCGCGGCCACCGCTACAGCGACCTGGCCGCACGGGGGCTCGGGGTGCTCGCGTTGCCGCTGCTCACCTTCGGTGTCGCCGAGCTGCTGCACGCCAACGTGTTCCTCGCCGCATTCATGGGGGGACTCGCCTTCGGAAGGGTGAGCCGCGCCGTGCACGACGAGCCTGAGGTGACTGAGCCCCTGGAGACGGCGGCCGACGTCCTCGGTGTCGCACTGTGGTTCCTCGCCGGAGGGCTCATGATCACGGTGTTCGCGCGAGGCTTCCGGATCGAGTGGCTGGTTCTCGCGGTGCTCGCGCTGACGGCGCTGAGGATGGTGCCGGTCGCGCTCGCGCTGCTCGGTTCGGGGCTGCAGACGCCCACGCGCCTGTTCCTCGGGTGGTTCGGCCCGCGCGGCGTCGCGACGATCGTGTTCGGCCTGTTGACGGTCGAGGCGCTGTCCGAGGACCCGCGCACGTCCGACATCGTCGGGATCTTCACCCTCACGATCCTGCTCAGCGTGCTCGCGCACGGCCTTACCGCGACGCCGTTCGCGAACTGCTACGCCGCGTGGGCACGCCCCACTGGCGCCGCGGCCCACGAGCGTCTCTGA
- a CDS encoding EAL domain-containing protein — MSEADRQPLLQAAHETSARLDQLEMILKLAPVGIGLVDELGRTTMTNGVLHRMLGYSTEEFETLSWAEYTHPDDIPINAEFSRRLAAGEIDRFEMEKRFRRKDGEWIWTELTVSLVRHANGSPAYEIGIATDITKRKRLEHDLRAAEERYRVLVERVPAVVYSAEPGENGRWLYVSPQIETMLGFTAQEWMDDPSLWGRQIDPAEREAVLQAENRMVADGPSTVQRGATYRMFRRDGSALWVRDDAIVTQDQSGKPVLQGVLVDVTQEKALEEQLGHEARHDSLTGLPNRSLFRASVDEALAESTPSSRGTAVLFIDLDNFKSVNDSFGHATGDEVIVAAARRIRACTRDGDSARLGGDEFALVLRNTTADEAVALADRILDALHGTPIAFSGGTVIVGASIGIAIADARDTSETLLRNADLAMYQAKARGRGRHATYERGMHEGAVEQFRLAEALQRAVAVGAITLVFQPIVDLRLGSVEGIEALARWTDPELGPVPPSVFIPVAEQAGLIHELGRQVLVRACTEVAQWRESTGGDAYVTVNVSPLQLEDPTFPDFVVTILEDQGLEPSGLVLEVTEGLLLEESSRTTLSALRAHGVRVAIDDFGTGYSSLSRLRDLPVDMMKVDQAFVGPLGAHDGDRAFLDAIIGLSRTLGLTTVAEGIETPTQLAELQASACDLGQGYLLARPGPIDQIPAVMPGVTAWVSSAG; from the coding sequence GTGAGCGAGGCTGACCGACAGCCGCTGCTGCAAGCAGCTCACGAGACTTCCGCGCGCCTGGACCAGCTTGAGATGATCCTTAAGCTCGCGCCGGTCGGGATCGGACTCGTCGACGAGCTGGGTCGCACCACCATGACCAACGGCGTGCTCCATCGCATGCTCGGCTACAGCACCGAGGAGTTCGAGACGCTGTCGTGGGCCGAGTACACCCACCCGGACGACATCCCGATCAACGCCGAGTTCTCGCGCCGGCTAGCGGCCGGCGAGATCGATCGCTTCGAGATGGAGAAGCGCTTCAGGCGCAAGGACGGCGAGTGGATCTGGACCGAGCTCACCGTCTCACTCGTCCGGCACGCGAACGGCTCGCCCGCCTACGAGATCGGCATCGCGACGGACATCACGAAGCGCAAGCGCCTCGAGCACGACCTGAGGGCCGCCGAGGAGCGCTATCGCGTGCTCGTCGAGCGGGTGCCCGCAGTCGTGTACTCCGCGGAGCCTGGCGAGAACGGCCGCTGGCTCTATGTGAGCCCCCAGATCGAGACGATGCTCGGGTTCACCGCCCAGGAGTGGATGGACGACCCCTCACTGTGGGGCAGGCAGATCGACCCCGCCGAGCGCGAGGCCGTGCTGCAGGCCGAGAACCGCATGGTGGCCGATGGCCCCTCGACGGTGCAGCGAGGCGCGACCTACCGGATGTTCCGGCGCGACGGGAGCGCGCTCTGGGTGCGGGACGACGCGATCGTCACGCAGGATCAGTCCGGCAAGCCCGTGCTCCAGGGCGTGCTCGTCGACGTGACTCAGGAGAAGGCTCTCGAGGAGCAGCTCGGCCATGAGGCCCGCCACGACTCCTTGACGGGACTGCCGAACCGCAGCCTCTTCCGGGCGAGCGTCGACGAGGCCCTCGCGGAGTCGACCCCGTCGTCGCGGGGCACCGCGGTCCTCTTCATCGACCTCGACAACTTCAAGTCGGTCAACGACAGCTTCGGCCACGCAACGGGAGATGAGGTCATCGTCGCCGCGGCGCGGCGGATCAGGGCCTGCACGCGCGACGGCGATTCCGCGAGGCTCGGCGGGGACGAGTTCGCGCTGGTGCTGAGGAACACGACGGCCGACGAGGCGGTGGCCCTTGCCGACCGGATCCTCGATGCGCTCCACGGCACACCCATCGCCTTCAGCGGTGGCACCGTGATCGTGGGCGCGAGCATCGGCATCGCGATCGCCGACGCCCGCGACACGTCCGAGACCCTGCTGCGCAACGCGGATCTCGCGATGTATCAGGCGAAGGCACGCGGACGCGGGCGCCACGCGACCTACGAGCGCGGCATGCACGAGGGCGCCGTCGAGCAGTTCCGGCTCGCCGAGGCTCTGCAGCGCGCCGTCGCCGTGGGGGCGATCACGCTCGTCTTCCAGCCGATCGTGGATCTGCGCTTGGGCTCGGTCGAGGGGATCGAGGCGCTCGCGCGCTGGACCGATCCCGAGCTCGGACCCGTGCCCCCTTCGGTGTTCATCCCCGTGGCCGAGCAGGCCGGCCTGATTCACGAGCTGGGCCGCCAGGTGCTCGTGCGCGCATGCACCGAGGTGGCGCAGTGGCGCGAGAGCACCGGAGGTGACGCGTACGTGACCGTGAACGTGTCGCCATTGCAGCTCGAGGACCCCACCTTCCCTGACTTCGTCGTCACGATCCTCGAGGACCAGGGCCTCGAGCCGTCGGGGCTTGTGCTCGAGGTCACCGAGGGCCTGCTTCTCGAGGAGAGCAGCCGCACGACCCTGAGCGCGCTGCGCGCGCACGGCGTGCGCGTGGCGATCGACGACTTCGGCACCGGCTACTCCTCGCTCAGCCGTCTGCGCGACCTGCCGGTCGACATGATGAAGGTCGACCAGGCGTTCGTCGGTCCGCTCGGAGCCCACGATGGCGACCGAGCATTCCTCGACGCGATCATCGGGCTCTCGCGCACCCTCGGACTCACCACGGTCGCCGAGGGGATCGAGACGCCAACCCAGCTCGCGGAGCTGCAGGCCAGCGCATGCGACCTCGGCCAGGGCTACCTGCTGGCCAGGCCCGGCCCGATCGACCAGATCCCCGCAGTCATGCCCGGTGTCACGGCGTGGGTCTCCTCCGCCGGCTGA
- a CDS encoding potassium channel family protein, protein MSQQIGPDHDPAPNERIYHRLEVAAALLLAIGTITYRYLEDWSWIDSLYFSTVALTTVGFGDLTPTHDLSKLFTVVYLLTGVTILVSYLNARLARRRWRQ, encoded by the coding sequence ATGTCGCAACAGATCGGACCCGACCACGACCCAGCGCCGAACGAGCGGATCTACCACCGCCTGGAGGTGGCCGCCGCGCTCCTCCTCGCCATCGGGACGATCACGTACCGCTACCTCGAGGACTGGAGCTGGATCGACTCGCTCTACTTCAGCACCGTGGCGCTCACGACCGTGGGCTTCGGCGACCTGACGCCGACGCATGACCTCTCGAAGCTGTTCACCGTCGTCTACCTGCTGACGGGCGTGACGATCCTGGTCTCGTACCTGAACGCCCGTCTCGCGCGCAGGCGCTGGCGTCAGTGA
- a CDS encoding YaaA family protein, whose protein sequence is MLVLLPPSEGKTAPAQGAPVDLATLSHPDLADARGRVGDTLAKVSGQRNAMQVLEVGASLADDVARNVTVWDNPADASSRVYTGVLYDAAGMAGWDDATLARAADRVRVVSALWGAVSPADRIPAYRLSMGTTLGRLGGLASFWRPHLTPELDALAGGGLVVDCRSAAYVAAYRPDAPWVTVKVMRELNGKRAVVSHMAKHTRGLLAAHLVRSDAAPETASDLADAAAGMIGDALVDVALAAKAKGPDELTLVIAG, encoded by the coding sequence GTGCTCGTCCTGCTCCCTCCCTCCGAAGGCAAGACCGCGCCCGCGCAGGGCGCCCCCGTCGATCTCGCCACCCTGTCCCATCCGGACCTCGCGGACGCGCGTGGCAGGGTCGGAGACACGCTCGCCAAGGTGAGCGGGCAGCGCAACGCGATGCAGGTGCTCGAGGTGGGCGCGAGCCTCGCCGACGACGTGGCGCGCAACGTGACCGTCTGGGACAACCCCGCCGACGCATCGTCCAGGGTCTACACGGGCGTCCTGTACGACGCGGCCGGCATGGCGGGCTGGGACGATGCGACGCTCGCCCGCGCGGCGGACCGCGTCCGGGTGGTCTCGGCGCTGTGGGGCGCGGTCTCCCCCGCCGACCGCATCCCCGCCTACCGACTGTCCATGGGGACGACGCTGGGGCGCCTGGGCGGTCTCGCCTCCTTCTGGCGGCCTCACCTCACGCCCGAGCTCGACGCGCTCGCCGGCGGCGGCCTGGTCGTGGACTGCCGCAGCGCGGCGTACGTCGCGGCCTACCGGCCCGACGCGCCCTGGGTGACGGTCAAGGTGATGCGCGAGCTGAACGGCAAGCGCGCGGTGGTGAGCCACATGGCCAAGCACACCCGCGGTCTCCTCGCGGCACACCTGGTCAGGTCCGATGCTGCGCCCGAGACCGCTTCGGACCTCGCCGATGCCGCGGCCGGGATGATCGGCGACGCGCTCGTCGACGTCGCGCTCGCCGCAAAGGCCAAGGGGCCCGACGAGCTCACGCTCGTCATCGCGGGCTGA
- a CDS encoding SDR family oxidoreductase, with product MSDAAMPASDTLLASLRGARLLVIGGTSGFGFEVARRAADAGARVVLVGRDRERLEAAVSELRATGAAAGGAAIDATAPGALATMGEQLGEVDHVVSTLGGAMGGGFLDADLETIRETVEGKLFANLEVARALGPRIADGGSLTFTAGTGGSPSTSSGATVGNEAIATMVKGLAIELAPRVRVNAVAPTWTETGLWRDLDPQQLEETKASMAEAIPLGRTAEVSEIAQAYLFLMTCGFVTGQTLAVDGGISLA from the coding sequence ATGTCCGACGCCGCCATGCCCGCCTCCGACACCCTTCTCGCCTCGCTGCGTGGAGCCCGACTGCTCGTGATCGGGGGCACCTCGGGATTCGGTTTCGAAGTCGCGCGCAGGGCCGCGGATGCGGGCGCGAGGGTGGTGCTCGTGGGGAGGGATCGCGAGCGTCTCGAGGCCGCGGTCTCCGAGCTGCGTGCGACGGGTGCCGCCGCGGGTGGCGCGGCGATCGACGCCACCGCGCCCGGCGCGCTCGCGACGATGGGCGAGCAGCTGGGAGAGGTCGACCACGTGGTGTCGACGCTCGGCGGCGCGATGGGCGGGGGCTTCCTCGACGCGGACCTCGAGACGATCCGCGAGACGGTCGAGGGCAAGCTGTTCGCGAACCTCGAGGTCGCGCGCGCCCTGGGTCCGCGCATCGCCGACGGCGGATCGCTGACCTTCACCGCGGGCACCGGCGGCTCGCCGTCGACCTCGTCCGGTGCGACGGTCGGCAACGAGGCGATCGCGACGATGGTGAAGGGGCTCGCGATCGAGCTCGCGCCGCGCGTGCGCGTCAACGCCGTCGCCCCCACGTGGACCGAGACGGGCCTGTGGCGCGACCTGGACCCTCAGCAACTCGAGGAGACCAAGGCGTCGATGGCGGAGGCGATCCCGCTGGGACGCACCGCGGAGGTCAGCGAGATCGCTCAGGCCTACCTGTTCCTCATGACGTGCGGATTCGTCACCGGGCAGACGCTCGCCGTGGACGGCGGCATCTCGCTCGCCTGA
- a CDS encoding histidine phosphatase family protein: protein MTGQTAAAATSSITEAPTENLVAPLVLVLVRHGVTPMTLEHRFSGSGVPGPSLASAGRVQAAKAADAVHQIGRRTWMDLPKVDRVLASPMTRTQETGGAIGRRVGAHVEVEPRLKEVDFGDWEGLTAPDIIERDGGELLRWRDGEASAPGGESLDDVADRLEDLLGDLAREHARSCVEGADKARSIALASHAVAIKSIVGRSLEAPPARWSRIWPSPASMTILQLRVTRDGELAERHILCIGAPTH, encoded by the coding sequence GTGACGGGTCAGACCGCGGCCGCCGCCACCTCCTCGATCACCGAGGCCCCCACGGAGAACCTCGTCGCGCCGCTCGTCCTGGTGCTCGTGCGCCACGGCGTGACGCCGATGACGCTCGAGCATCGGTTCTCCGGCTCGGGCGTGCCCGGCCCGTCGCTCGCCTCTGCGGGGCGCGTGCAGGCCGCCAAGGCTGCCGACGCGGTGCACCAGATCGGGCGACGCACCTGGATGGACCTGCCGAAGGTCGACCGCGTCCTCGCCTCGCCCATGACCCGCACGCAGGAGACCGGCGGCGCGATCGGTCGCCGGGTGGGTGCGCACGTCGAGGTCGAGCCGCGGCTCAAGGAGGTCGACTTCGGCGACTGGGAGGGGCTGACGGCTCCCGACATCATCGAGCGCGACGGTGGCGAGTTGCTGCGGTGGCGCGACGGCGAGGCGAGCGCCCCGGGAGGGGAGTCGCTCGACGACGTCGCGGATCGCCTCGAGGACCTGCTCGGAGACCTTGCGCGCGAGCACGCGCGGTCGTGCGTCGAGGGCGCAGACAAGGCGAGGTCGATCGCACTCGCGTCGCATGCGGTCGCGATCAAGTCCATCGTCGGCAGGTCGCTCGAGGCGCCCCCCGCGCGGTGGTCCCGGATCTGGCCCTCGCCCGCGTCGATGACGATCCTTCAGCTGCGCGTGACGCGCGACGGGGAGCTCGCCGAGAGGCACATCCTGTGCATCGGCGCGCCGACGCATTGA
- a CDS encoding zinc ribbon domain-containing protein has translation MATAPAADQKRLLDVQDADLRAQQLRHKRATLPQNAQLDELNARLADLHEERIARTAEAGDLRRAVTKAEDDVQAVRTRQERDQKRLDSGSGSPKDLQALQSELEVLARRLSALEDVELEAMEQAENAETVLASAVEQAVALEAQIAEVNAERDAAVKEIDDELVKVHDERGTAARDLDEGLLKLYDKLREQHGGVGAASLVGSTCQGCHMTLNAGDLAEITAAAPDRIVRCEECGRILVRNA, from the coding sequence GTGGCCACCGCCCCCGCAGCAGACCAGAAGCGTCTGCTGGACGTCCAGGACGCCGACCTCCGCGCGCAGCAGCTGCGCCACAAGCGCGCGACGCTGCCGCAGAACGCGCAGCTCGACGAGCTCAACGCGCGCCTCGCCGACCTCCACGAGGAGCGGATCGCCAGGACGGCCGAGGCGGGTGACCTGCGCCGCGCCGTGACCAAGGCCGAGGACGACGTCCAGGCGGTGCGCACGCGTCAGGAGCGCGACCAGAAGCGGCTCGACTCGGGCTCGGGCTCGCCGAAGGACCTCCAGGCGCTGCAGAGCGAGCTCGAGGTGCTCGCGCGCAGGCTGAGCGCGCTTGAGGACGTCGAGCTCGAGGCGATGGAGCAGGCCGAGAACGCGGAGACCGTGCTCGCCTCGGCAGTCGAGCAGGCCGTCGCGCTCGAGGCGCAGATCGCCGAGGTGAACGCCGAGCGCGACGCCGCCGTCAAGGAGATCGACGACGAGCTCGTGAAGGTGCACGATGAGCGCGGCACCGCGGCCCGCGACCTGGATGAGGGCCTGCTGAAGCTCTACGACAAGCTCCGCGAGCAGCACGGCGGCGTGGGCGCGGCCTCGCTCGTCGGCAGCACGTGCCAGGGCTGCCACATGACGCTCAATGCGGGCGACCTCGCCGAGATCACCGCAGCGGCGCCCGACCGCATCGTCCGTTGCGAGGAGTGCGGCCGGATCCTCGTCAGGAACGCGTGA
- a CDS encoding Nif3-like dinuclear metal center hexameric protein yields MAQVSDVVAVLEERYPPRLAESWDRNGLILGRPDAVVEKVLLAVDPVLALVEEAVDEDADMIVTHHPLLLRGVHTVRADTGKGAVVHELIERGIALFNAHTNADAAAGGVADALAADLGIVDTVPLVPDSEDPTLGAGRIGRLAEPTTLHQFAARAADVLPPTAHGVRVAGDLTGRVETVAVLGGSGDSFLDLVRASGADVYVTADLRHHPASEAREEALLGDGRPYLVDVAHSASEWSWLKGAARHLEETLGIETTVSTLTTDPWTARFGATGS; encoded by the coding sequence ATGGCCCAGGTATCCGACGTCGTCGCCGTCCTCGAAGAGCGCTATCCGCCGCGCCTGGCAGAGAGCTGGGACCGCAACGGTCTGATCCTCGGTCGGCCCGACGCCGTCGTCGAGAAGGTGCTGCTCGCGGTCGACCCGGTGCTGGCGCTCGTCGAGGAGGCCGTCGACGAGGACGCCGACATGATCGTCACCCACCATCCGCTGCTGCTCAGGGGCGTGCACACCGTGCGCGCCGACACGGGCAAGGGCGCGGTCGTGCACGAGCTGATCGAGCGCGGCATCGCGCTGTTCAACGCTCACACCAACGCCGACGCGGCCGCCGGGGGAGTCGCCGACGCGCTCGCGGCCGACCTGGGGATCGTCGACACCGTGCCGCTCGTGCCTGACTCCGAGGACCCCACGCTCGGCGCGGGACGGATCGGCCGGCTCGCGGAGCCCACGACCCTGCACCAGTTCGCGGCCCGCGCCGCCGATGTGCTGCCTCCCACGGCGCACGGAGTGCGCGTCGCGGGGGACCTCACGGGACGCGTCGAGACGGTCGCCGTCCTCGGCGGCAGCGGAGACTCCTTCCTGGACCTCGTGCGCGCGTCGGGCGCCGACGTGTACGTCACCGCCGACCTGCGCCACCACCCCGCGTCCGAGGCTCGCGAGGAGGCGCTGCTCGGCGATGGTCGGCCGTACCTGGTGGATGTGGCACACTCCGCGTCGGAGTGGTCGTGGCTCAAGGGCGCGGCCAGACACCTCGAGGAGACGCTCGGCATCGAGACCACCGTGAGCACCCTCACCACCGACCCGTGGACCGCGCGCTTCGGCGCGACCGGTTCCTGA
- a CDS encoding potassium channel family protein encodes MALDQLNELTDGSKYEGYRKRTDGTMAVLAFVFLVAWSTRIIAFAVLPWGVRTGLETLQVVIWAIFLADLIIRATLSKKSWNYLWTHPLDVIAVLLPAARPLKILTVFAQGTSFLSSQGRMKTMQAVIASTVLLLWIGSVWVLSAERGHEGSDITSFTDALWWAFVTVTTVGYGDYAPVTVTGRLVAGGMMLLGIALIGVVTASVAAWFVSVTSGDEEEKRDAAEVDRDHHAFLAAEKRQNEMLRRIEHLEGKIDALLSHGETPATILGEGKKASSPDDAGAGSAQEPPAQ; translated from the coding sequence ATGGCGCTCGACCAGTTGAACGAGCTCACTGACGGCAGCAAGTACGAGGGCTACCGGAAGCGCACCGACGGGACGATGGCGGTGCTCGCGTTCGTCTTCCTCGTGGCCTGGTCGACCCGCATCATCGCCTTCGCGGTGCTGCCGTGGGGTGTGCGCACCGGTCTCGAGACGCTTCAGGTCGTGATCTGGGCGATCTTCCTCGCCGACCTCATCATCCGCGCGACGCTGTCCAAGAAGTCGTGGAACTACCTGTGGACGCATCCGCTCGACGTCATCGCGGTGCTCCTGCCGGCCGCGCGCCCCCTCAAGATCCTCACGGTCTTCGCGCAGGGGACGTCGTTCCTGTCCTCGCAGGGCCGCATGAAGACGATGCAGGCCGTCATCGCGTCGACCGTCCTCCTGCTGTGGATCGGCTCCGTGTGGGTGCTCTCGGCCGAGCGCGGTCACGAGGGGTCCGACATCACGTCGTTCACGGATGCGCTGTGGTGGGCCTTCGTGACCGTCACGACGGTCGGGTACGGGGACTACGCCCCGGTGACGGTCACGGGCCGGCTCGTCGCGGGCGGCATGATGCTCCTCGGCATCGCCCTCATCGGTGTCGTGACCGCGTCGGTCGCGGCGTGGTTCGTCTCCGTGACGTCCGGCGACGAGGAGGAGAAGCGCGACGCTGCCGAGGTGGACCGCGACCACCACGCGTTCCTGGCCGCCGAGAAGCGCCAGAACGAGATGCTGCGCCGGATCGAGCACCTCGAGGGCAAGATCGACGCGCTCCTGTCTCACGGCGAGACGCCCGCGACGATCCTCGGCGAAGGCAAGAAGGCATCGTCCCCGGACGATGCGGGGGCGGGTAGCGCGCAGGAGCCCCCGGCGCAGTAG
- a CDS encoding Ig-like domain repeat protein: protein MAFPDPSMHREPLRPGAAARASKARFGRLRPLAALVAAASLAMVGVPATASDEAGETLEGTLLDVVIEAEGHGEAEEAQVIISEDGEVDAVEGEALEDIESGSTVEATVEGSEVQSATVVAPAEATVAVASHRAYVVTIDDASATEDVSLADAVANTEYAADYWVTEARGAIGSFEVADTATMSWDGSCSASYSEIWTAAKAEFPGVSFVGTANHLIVYSPEDCDYGYAGIATVGSSFHYGGTVQITALGTATTVHELGHNLSLGHSYLTWETGSAEYFGVYGPQALTVSGFPSGALDAAYRYDLDLPGASSLTDVLTYDADASQTTTVTLNQTTASSGTTAATVVDPDDGSEYFVEYRSGLGVDSSAFYSYDGYYLFAYSHALYYEPGVVVSRIQGSDGEIEILAVEDGSDMWSSFQAGEAYTAGSDLFTVTVVSTTSTTATVEIVTNPTAPAAEEPTDDPTEEPAAADASTTTVSVPSVYRGTAPEATVTVAADTTPTGDVDLYVDGSIYTTVSLTDGDVTAELSSSLAVGTHAVRAVYGGADGIAGSESTTELTVTPKVATEASATAKTKRYGNAIKVVVAVEGAEGAGGQVVVSRGSSTWEKTLRDDGTVAFWMPATWKPGQRTLSVAYEGTSTHASSTATVVAKTLKAIPTVRVTNSPTVEEGKSSVFAVKVTGPLKAKESGKVAVYVDGKRRSQWVTLELSGSAYKAKVKSWKLPKGRVEIRYLSRNDFLTSKRQSTSYFAR, encoded by the coding sequence ATGGCTTTTCCCGACCCCTCGATGCACCGCGAGCCCCTGCGACCGGGGGCCGCCGCGCGCGCGTCGAAGGCCCGCTTCGGGCGGCTGCGCCCGCTCGCCGCGCTCGTCGCGGCCGCGTCCCTCGCGATGGTCGGAGTGCCCGCGACGGCGTCCGACGAGGCGGGTGAGACGCTCGAGGGCACGCTGCTCGACGTGGTCATCGAGGCGGAGGGCCACGGCGAGGCCGAGGAGGCCCAGGTCATCATCAGCGAGGACGGCGAGGTCGACGCGGTGGAGGGCGAGGCCCTCGAGGACATCGAGTCCGGGTCGACCGTCGAGGCGACCGTCGAAGGCTCCGAGGTGCAGTCCGCGACCGTGGTCGCCCCCGCCGAGGCGACGGTGGCCGTCGCGTCCCACCGCGCGTACGTCGTCACCATCGACGATGCGAGCGCGACGGAGGACGTCTCGCTCGCCGATGCGGTCGCGAACACTGAATACGCGGCCGACTACTGGGTCACCGAGGCGCGGGGCGCGATCGGCAGCTTCGAGGTCGCCGACACCGCGACGATGTCCTGGGACGGGTCGTGCTCGGCGAGCTACTCCGAGATCTGGACAGCCGCCAAGGCCGAGTTCCCAGGGGTGTCCTTCGTGGGCACCGCCAATCACCTCATCGTCTACTCGCCCGAGGACTGCGACTACGGCTACGCGGGGATCGCGACCGTCGGTTCGTCGTTCCACTACGGAGGCACGGTCCAGATCACGGCTCTCGGCACCGCGACGACCGTCCACGAGCTCGGCCACAACCTGAGCCTCGGCCACTCGTACCTCACGTGGGAGACCGGCTCTGCCGAGTACTTCGGCGTCTACGGTCCTCAGGCGCTCACGGTGAGCGGCTTCCCGTCCGGAGCGCTCGACGCCGCCTACCGCTACGACCTCGACCTGCCCGGCGCATCGTCCCTGACCGACGTGCTGACCTACGACGCCGACGCGAGCCAGACCACGACCGTGACGCTCAACCAGACCACCGCATCGTCCGGCACCACCGCGGCGACGGTCGTCGACCCAGACGACGGCAGCGAGTACTTCGTGGAGTACCGCAGCGGCCTAGGAGTCGACTCGAGCGCGTTCTACTCGTACGACGGCTACTACCTCTTCGCTTACTCCCACGCGCTCTACTACGAGCCGGGCGTCGTCGTGTCGCGCATCCAGGGCTCGGACGGTGAGATCGAGATCCTCGCGGTCGAAGACGGCAGCGACATGTGGTCCTCGTTCCAGGCGGGCGAGGCCTACACCGCCGGTTCCGACCTGTTCACGGTCACCGTCGTGAGCACGACGAGCACCACCGCGACCGTGGAGATCGTCACGAACCCGACCGCGCCCGCGGCCGAGGAGCCCACGGACGATCCCACGGAGGAGCCTGCGGCCGCCGACGCCTCGACGACGACCGTGAGCGTGCCGTCGGTGTACAGGGGCACCGCGCCCGAGGCGACCGTGACGGTCGCGGCGGACACGACGCCCACCGGCGACGTCGACCTGTATGTCGACGGCAGCATCTACACGACCGTCTCACTGACCGATGGCGACGTCACCGCGGAGCTGTCCTCGAGCCTCGCGGTCGGCACGCATGCTGTGCGCGCGGTCTACGGCGGCGCCGACGGCATCGCAGGCTCTGAGTCCACGACCGAGCTCACGGTCACCCCGAAGGTCGCGACCGAGGCCTCGGCCACGGCGAAGACCAAGCGGTACGGCAACGCGATCAAGGTGGTCGTCGCCGTCGAGGGCGCCGAAGGTGCCGGGGGGCAGGTCGTCGTCAGCCGCGGGTCGAGTACCTGGGAGAAGACGCTGCGGGACGATGGCACGGTCGCGTTCTGGATGCCCGCGACGTGGAAGCCAGGCCAGCGCACGCTGTCCGTGGCGTACGAGGGCACGTCGACGCACGCGTCCTCGACCGCCACGGTGGTCGCGAAGACGCTCAAGGCCATCCCGACGGTCAGGGTCACGAACTCGCCCACGGTGGAGGAGGGCAAGAGCTCCGTCTTCGCCGTCAAGGTCACGGGTCCGCTCAAGGCGAAGGAGTCCGGCAAGGTCGCCGTGTACGTCGACGGCAAGCGAAGGTCGCAGTGGGTCACGCTCGAGCTCTCGGGGTCGGCGTACAAGGCCAAGGTCAAGAGCTGGAAGCTGCCGAAGGGGCGCGTGGAGATCCGATACCTCTCGCGCAACGACTTCCTGACGTCGAAGCGTCAGTCGACCTCGTATTTCGCTCGCTAG